The Calderihabitans maritimus genome contains the following window.
CGCACCGTTTCGACTACCGGAAAGCCTCCTTCCAATTTCACACAGTCGGCTCCGCCTTCTTTTAATATACGAGTAGAGTTTTCAATTGCCTGTTCCACACTTACGTTGTAAGAGCCAAATGGCAGATCCCCGACCACAAAGGTATGCGGCGCGCCCCTTACTACTGCTTTTATGTGATGAATCATTTCGTCCATAGTAACTGGAACCGTGCTGTCATAACCCAGCATCACCATTCCCAGAGAGTCTCCGACCAAGATCATTTCAATCTCCGACTGGTCTACCAGTTGAGCCGTAGGGTAATCGTAGGCAGTAACCATAGCAAACTTCTGCCCGTCTTTTTTCATTTCCCGCAACTTGGTGGTGGTTACTTTCTCCTTTGGCATTGTGCATTCCCCCAGAACTTTTTTTAACAAAAGTTCGACATTCAACTGCTAATACCTGCCATAAAAACCCTACCTTACCCTACCTTTTCGTTCGTGGCAACCACTTCCCTAAAAGAGGACATTTTCAGCTCTTCCGCTGTTTCCAATAAAAACCGCCCGAAATCCCCGGCAAGAGAATCTTCTTTCAGGGCAAACCTTACCACCGCCTTCAAATACCCCAGCTTATCACCTACGTCATACCGGTCACCATCAAAGCAATAGGCATATATATCCTGGTTTAATAGCAGTTTTCGTAGGGCATCGGTCAATTGAATTTCCCCTCTTTTATCCGGCGGTGTTTGAGCAAGGATGGGGAAAATCTCCGGAGTTAAAATATAGCGGCCTATTATGGCTAAGTTGGAGGGAGCTTCTTCAGGAGCAGGTTTTTCCACCAGATCTTTAACCATATAAAGACCGTCTTCCAAAAATATCGGAGCTACTACACCGTAACGAGAGATTTCTGCACTGGGTACTTCTTGTACCGCCAGTACGCTAGTTTCTACCTCTTGGGCTACTTTCATAAGTTGTTTCAGGCAGGGGACCTTGCCATCCACTATATCATCCCCAAGCAAAACGGCGAAAGGCTCATTTCCAATAAATTTTCGCGCACACAGGACGGCATGCCCTAATCCTCTCGGCTCCTTCTGCCGCACATAATGAACATCTACCATCCTCGAAACTTCTTCTACTAGTCGGAAAAGTTCTTCACTGCCTTTCTGTCTCAAAAACAATTCCAGTTCATGGTTACGGTCAAAATGGTCCTCTATACTCCTTTTGTTTCTGCCGGTTACGATAATTATATCTTCTATCCCGGAAGCCCTGGCTTCTTCGATAATATACTGAATAGCGGGCTTATCTACTATAGGAAACATCTCTTTGGCCTGCGCCTTAGTAGCCGGCAGAAAGCGGGTTCCCCACCCGGCAGCAGGTATCACCGCCTTCTTTATCCGCACAATTTATCCCTCCCCCTGTCGATGCAAATCCCTTAATAAACGCAGCCAGGATCTGAGATAGACGGGAAGGATAAAATTGCTGCGTACATGTTCTTTCCCGGCAGCTCCTAAAATT
Protein-coding sequences here:
- the galU gene encoding UTP--glucose-1-phosphate uridylyltransferase GalU; this translates as MRIKKAVIPAAGWGTRFLPATKAQAKEMFPIVDKPAIQYIIEEARASGIEDIIIVTGRNKRSIEDHFDRNHELELFLRQKGSEELFRLVEEVSRMVDVHYVRQKEPRGLGHAVLCARKFIGNEPFAVLLGDDIVDGKVPCLKQLMKVAQEVETSVLAVQEVPSAEISRYGVVAPIFLEDGLYMVKDLVEKPAPEEAPSNLAIIGRYILTPEIFPILAQTPPDKRGEIQLTDALRKLLLNQDIYAYCFDGDRYDVGDKLGYLKAVVRFALKEDSLAGDFGRFLLETAEELKMSSFREVVATNEKVG